The following is a genomic window from Leclercia sp. AS011.
CAGCATTAAAGAAGCCTTCGAGCAGCAGAATCGGCTGGGTGATCCCCCCTTCGCGCAGGCGCAGGGCTTCTTCGAGACGGGCAACGCCAAAGGCGTCGGCATCGGGGAGCGTTCGCGCGGTCTCGATCAGACCGTGTCCGTAAGCGTTCGCTTTCACGACTGCAACGAGCTTGCTGGCGGGTGCCAGTTCACGCAGACGTTGCAGGTTGTGTCGCAGAGCGCGGCGGTTAATGACTACAGTTGCCGCTTGCATTTGAATTCCTTAGAAATTACTCATCATCATATTGAGGACCGGCATAGTTGTCGAAACGCGACCACTGTCCGTTAAAGGTCAGACGCACCGTACCGATAGGGCCGTTACGTTGTTTACCGATAATAATTTCGGCGATCCCTTTCAGGTCGCTGTTCTCGTGATAAACCTCATCACGGTAGATGAACATGATCAGGTCGGCATCCTGCTCGATGGAGCCGGATTCACGCAGATCGGAGTTGACCGGGCGCTTGTCAGCACGCTGCTCCAGGGAGCGGTTAAGCTGCGACAGCGCCACCACCGGGACCTGCAGCTCTTTCGCCAGCGCTTTCAGCGAGCGGGAGATTTCGGCGATTTCCAGGGTACGGTTATCCGACAGCGACGGGACGCGCATCAGCTGGAGGTAGTCGATCATGATCAGGCCAATGCCGCCATGCTCGCGGGCGATGCGGCGCGCGCGGGAGCGCACTTCCGTCGGCGTCAGGCCGGAGGAGTCATCGATATAGATGTTTCGTTTTTCCAGCAGAATGCCCATGGTGCCGGAGATCCGCGCCCAGTCCTCATCGTCCAGCTGGCCGGTACGAATGCGGGTCTGATCCACACGCGACAGCGAGGCCAGAGAACGCATCATAATCTGTTCGGAGGGCATCTCCAGACTAAAGATAAGCACCGGCTTATCCTGCAACATCGCCGCATTTTCGACGAGGTTCATCGCAAAAGTGGTTTTACCCATCGACGGACGCGCGGCGACGATAATCAGATCCGACGGCTGCAGACCGGCGGTTTTTTTGTTCAGATCGTCATAGCCAGTATTAACCCCGGTGACCCCGTCGTGCGGCTGCTGGAACAGCTGCTCAATACGCGAGACGGTGGCATCCAGCACTTCGGCGATGTTTTTCGGCCCTTCGTCTTTATTGGCGCGGCTTTCAGCAATTTTAAAGACCCGGGACTCGGCGAGGTCGAGCAGTTCGTCGCTGTTACGCCCCTGCGGATCGAAACCGGCTTCGGCGATCTCGTTGGCGACAGAGATCATGTCGCGGACGACTGCACGTTCACGCACGATATCGGCGTAAGCGCTAATGTTCGCCGCACTTGGCGTATTTTTCGATAGCTCGGCCAGATAGGCGAAGCCGCCAACGGACTCCAGCTGCCCCTGACGCTCCAGCGATTCCGCGAGGGTGATCAGGTCGATAGGGCTGCCGGATTCCTGCAGACGCGCCATCTCGGTAAAGATATGACGGTGCGGGCGGGTATAGAAATCGTCGGTGACCACGCGCTCGGCGACGTCGTCCCAGCGCTCGTTATCCAGCATTAAACCGCCCAACACCGACTGTTCCGCTTCAATCGAGTGCGGCGGGACCTTTAACCCGGCTAACTGCGGATCGCGCTCACGGGGTTCAGTCTGTTTGTTGAAGGGTTTGTTTCCTGCCATAGTGAATGGAGTTACCGAGATAGAGAGTGGGTCGAAAGATTACCATATTTTCTAAGTCTAATGGAGGGAGCATGGCAACGCGTATTGAATTTCATAAGCACGGCGGCCCGGACGTTCTCAGGGCGGTAGAGTTCACGCCCACCGCGCCTGGCGATAACGAAGTCCAGGTGGAAAATAAAGCCATTGGCATTAACTATATCGACACTTATATCCGCGGTGGCCTCTATCCGCCCCCGGCCCTGCCAAGCGGACTAGGCACCGAGGCGGCCGGGGTGGTGGTCAAAGTCGGCAGCGCCGTGAAGCATATTAAGGAGGGCGACCGCGTGGTGTATGCGCAATCCGCCCTCGGTGCCTACAGCTCGATCCACAACGTCCCGGCGGATAAAGTCGCCATTCTGCCCGCCGCCATCTCCTTT
Proteins encoded in this region:
- the dnaB gene encoding replicative DNA helicase: MAGNKPFNKQTEPRERDPQLAGLKVPPHSIEAEQSVLGGLMLDNERWDDVAERVVTDDFYTRPHRHIFTEMARLQESGSPIDLITLAESLERQGQLESVGGFAYLAELSKNTPSAANISAYADIVRERAVVRDMISVANEIAEAGFDPQGRNSDELLDLAESRVFKIAESRANKDEGPKNIAEVLDATVSRIEQLFQQPHDGVTGVNTGYDDLNKKTAGLQPSDLIIVAARPSMGKTTFAMNLVENAAMLQDKPVLIFSLEMPSEQIMMRSLASLSRVDQTRIRTGQLDDEDWARISGTMGILLEKRNIYIDDSSGLTPTEVRSRARRIAREHGGIGLIMIDYLQLMRVPSLSDNRTLEIAEISRSLKALAKELQVPVVALSQLNRSLEQRADKRPVNSDLRESGSIEQDADLIMFIYRDEVYHENSDLKGIAEIIIGKQRNGPIGTVRLTFNGQWSRFDNYAGPQYDDE